One genomic window of Salvelinus alpinus chromosome 17, SLU_Salpinus.1, whole genome shotgun sequence includes the following:
- the LOC139542289 gene encoding tubulin alpha chain-like, whose product MRECISVHVGQAGVQIGNACWELYCLEHGIQPDGQMPSDKTIGGGDDSFNTFFSETGAGKHVPRAVFVDLEPTVIDEVRTGTYHQLFHPEQLITGKEDAANNYARGHYTIGKEIIDLVLDRIRKLADQCTGLQGFLVFHSFGGGTGSGFTSLLMERLSADYGKKSKLEFSIYPAPQVSTAVVEPYNSILTTHTTLEHSDCAFMVDNEAIYDICRRNLDIERPTYTNLNRLISQIVSSITASLRFDGALNVDLTEFQTNLVPYPRIHFPLATYAPVTSAEKAYHEQLSVSEITNACFEPANQMVKCDPRHGKYMACCLLFRGDVVPKDVNAAIATIKTKRSIQFVDWCPTGFKVGINYQPPTAVPGGDLAKVQRAVCMLSNTTAVAEAWARLDHKFDLMYAKRAFVHWYVGEGMEEGEFSEAREDMAALEKDYEEVGVDSIEGEGEEEGEEY is encoded by the exons ATG cgtgAGTGTATCTCTGTCCATGTGGGTCAGGCTGGAGTCCAGATTGGCAATGCCTGCTGGGAGCTCTACTGTCTGGAACATGGGATCCAGCCAGATGGACAGATGCCCAGTGACAAGACCATCGGAGGAGGAGACGACTCCTTCAACACCTTCTTTAGTGAGACTGGGGCTGGAAAGCATGTCCCCAGGGCTGTGTTTGTAGACCTGGAGCCCACAGTCATAG ATGAGGTGCGCACTGGGACCTACCACCAGTTATTCCATCCTGAACAGCTCATCACTGGCAAAGAGGATGCTGCCAATAACTACGCCCGTGGACACTACACTATTGGCAAAGAGATCATTGACCTGGTGCTGGACAGGATCCGCAAACTG GCTGACCAGTGCACAGGCCTTCAGGGCTTCCTGGTTTTCCACAGCTTTGGAGGTGGCACCGGCTCTGGTTTCACCTCTCTGCTGATGGAGCGCCTGTCTGCTGACTACGGCAAGAAGTCCAAGCTGGAGTTCTCCATCTACCCAGCTCCCCAGGTGTCCACAGCTGTGGTGGAACCTTACAACTCCATCCTGACCACCCACACCACCCTAGAGCACTCTGACTGTGCTTTCATGGTggataatgaggctatatatgaCATCTGCCGTAGGAACCTCGACATTGAGCGTCCCACCTACACCAACCTCAACAGGCTCATTAGCCAGATTGTTTCCTCCATTACTGCTTCCCTTCGATTCGATGGTGCCCTTAATGTtgatctgacagagttccagaccaACTTGGTGCCCTATCCACGTATTCATTTTCCTCTGGCCACCTATGCCCCAGTCACCTCTGCAGAGAAGGCTTACCATGAgcagctctctgtctctgagaTCACCAATGCCTGCTTTGAGCCAGCCAACCAGATGGTGAAATGTGACCCTCGCCACGGCAAGTATATGGCTTGTTGCCTTCTGTTCCGTGGTGATGTGGTGCCCAAAGATGTCAATGCTGCTATTGCCACCATCAAGACCAAACGTTCTATTCAGTTTGTTGACTGGTGCCCAACTGGTTTTAAGGTTGGCATCAACTATCAGCCTCCCACTGCTGTCCCTGGTGGAGACCTGGCCAAAGTCCAGAGGGCTGTGTGCATGCTGAGCAACACCACTGCTGTGGCAGAGGCCTGGGCTCGGCTTGACCACAAGTTTGACCTGATGTACGCCAAACGTGCCTTTGTGCACTGGTATGTGGGTGAGGGCATGGAGGAGGGAGAGTTCTCTGAAGCCAGAGAGGACATGGCAGCCCTGGAGAAGGATTACGAGGAGGTAGGGGTTGACTCcattgagggggagggagaggaggagggagaggagtatTGA